The Dyadobacter sp. 676 DNA window CAGCGGATCAACGAGCAGGAACCAGATTCCTTCTACAATTTTAGGGGTGTATGGCACGAGCAGCAGGTCGAGGTTCAGTTTGATGAGGGGCACGCCAAAGGAAATAAAGAAGCTGGTCTTTTTGCCCGAAAGTACCGAGCGCGCATCCTGCCCGGGCAGGAAACTGAAATTCAGGACGTCGCTCGTTTCCAGCGAATGGCCTACGGCTTTGAGGATGTTGTCGAGGAACAGCGCTTCCGACACGATCATGTCCTGCTGCCGGGGTTCGTCGGTGAGGACCAGAATTTTGTGTTTCAACGCGGGAAAAGCCGGGTCCGGCTTCTCTGCCGGTTCCGGGGTAAGCGACTTGGCAGGCATCACCGATGATGGCACCGGTGGCAATGCCTGTATCGCAGGTGTTGCCGGCAACGATGGCGTGTCGGGCTGAATGGCCACCGGAACGGGCACCGGTGCCCGTTCCGGCACAGCGGCAGTTGGCTCAGCCACGACGCGATCTTCCAGCCGAAACAAAGTTTCGTCCTGGTAAAGTATCTGAAAAAGTGCTACCGGCGAGTGCTCCATAATTTACTATAAATGCCCCAGCTCCATTCCCGGAAGGGTCCAAATGCCCAGTTTCTGTTTTTTCGCGTTGATTTCCAGGTTGGCATATTCCTGGTCTTTCGAGTATTTCTTGAAATGCACCGCCAGACCTTTTTTTACCAGCTCCCTGTTCAAAATTTTACCGTCCGGCAGCACCACTTCGCCCAGCAGACGGCCGTATTTGTCAAATTCACCTTTGTGGCGGATGCTTACCACTTTCCGGAAGCATTTTTCGCTTGTAAACTGCTTCGCATTGTTATAGAAAGGCATGTTCCTTTCCGGGCAATTTACATGAAGGAAGCGGACACGCACATTTTTGCCCATCCGACGGCCCGCTTTT harbors:
- a CDS encoding thermonuclease family protein translates to MPAFRFPISRFAFSCLLFLIFTSAPTMLASCAPASDENRQLHGNSDLPNPLKAEVIGIQDGDTIELKYLYSGKKAGRRMGKNVRVRFLHVNCPERNMPFYNNAKQFTSEKCFRKVVSIRHKGEFDKYGRLLGEVVLPDGKILNRELVKKGLAVHFKKYSKDQEYANLEINAKKQKLGIWTLPGMELGHL